A stretch of Gossypium hirsutum isolate 1008001.06 chromosome A06, Gossypium_hirsutum_v2.1, whole genome shotgun sequence DNA encodes these proteins:
- the LOC107963128 gene encoding transcription factor bHLH144-like → MVVFPPCAKHLPPFHGIEFQPFEVCPKIFVIFNQTDNRNQVLFKPAITNKFHGNGLNVFANYNDGKYERKDVYDVGEETSSFLKEDSDDIDALLSSEEEEQVEYDEEEVSTARTFGNYEFDTADSRSAHGSKLEIIKSPKHPQVSMELN, encoded by the coding sequence ATGGTAGTTTTTCCTCCATGTGCAAAACACTTACCGCCCTTCCATGGCATTGAGTTTCAACCCTTTGAGGTTTGTCCCAAGATCTTTGTTATTTTCAATCAGACTGATAATAGGAACCAAGTCTTGTTCAAACCGGCTATCACAAACAAGTTTCATGGTAATGGATTAAATGTTTTTGCAAATTACAATGATGGCAAGTATGAGAGGAAAGATGTTTATGATGTGGGAGAAGAAACATCCTCTTTTTTGAAAGAGGATTCCGATGATATTGATGCACTGCTCAGCTCGGAAGAGGAAGAACAAGTTGAGTATGACGAAGAAGAGGTTAGCACAGCCCGGACCTTTGGAAATTATGAATTCGATACTGCTGATTCTCGCTCTGCTCATGGCTCGAAACTGGAAATTATCAAATCGCCAAAGCACCCTCAAGTCTCGATGGAGCTGAATTGA